One window of Amaranthus tricolor cultivar Red isolate AtriRed21 chromosome 11, ASM2621246v1, whole genome shotgun sequence genomic DNA carries:
- the LOC130827354 gene encoding uncharacterized protein LOC130827354: MDLWCEYHKEHDHILSQCRELKNLLDKLADEGHRDDSHHKNLRHSDGNKQQSEATEGIIHMMFEGYSEYYPSNRSIKDSVHILNAMTVVDKQTIDGPKMIFGRELSQSIQFAHVADWANQLANYGIEFKPRTTIKAQALADFLAEMTGSMEEIPLEKAWKLYVDGSSTRFSSGAGLLIVSPDGARLKHSVRFSFSATNNEAEYEALLLGLGICLASGAKKVVAHMDSQMIAQQVKGEYEAKDDSMKMYLATIKQRSNFIRGPPSHT; encoded by the exons ATGGATTTATGGTGTGAATATCATAAGGAGCACGATCACATTTTGTCTCAATGCCGTGAACTAAAGAACTTATTGGATAAACTGGCCGATGAAG GTCACCGGGATGATAGTCACCACAAGAATCTGAGGCACTCTGATGGGAATAAGCAACAGTCCGAGGCAACAGAAGGAATAATTCACATGATGTTCGAAGGGTATTCGGAATACTACCCCAGCAATCGGTCAATCAAGGATAGTGTTCATATTCTGAACGCTATGACCGTGGTAGATAAGCAAACTATTGATGGGCCGAAAATGATTTTTGGAAGAGAATTAAGCCAGTCAATTCAGTTTGCCCATGTGGCGGACTGGGCTAATCAGTTGGCCAATTATGGAATTGAGTTCAAACCAAGAACGACTATCAAGGCACAAGCTCTTGCGGACTTCCTTGCAGAAATGACCGGGTCGATGGAAGAGATTCCCCTGGAAAAGGCATGGAAATTATATGTCGACGGGTCTTCCACTCGCTTTTCATCTGGAGCAGGGTTACTAATAGTCTCCCCCGATGGGGCGAGGCTAAAGCATTCGGTACGATTTAGTTTCTCTGCCACTAACAACGAGGCCGAATATGAAGCTCTGCTACTAGGGTTAGGAATATGTCTCGCTTCCGGAGCTAAAAAAGTTGTCGCGCACATGGATTCACAAATGATAGCCCAGCAAGTAAAAGGGGAATATGAAGCGAAGGATGATAGCATGAAAATGTACCTTGCAACGATTAAGCAACGGTCAAATTTCATTCGTGGTCCTCCTTCACATACCTAG